In Anaerolineae bacterium, the following are encoded in one genomic region:
- a CDS encoding rhomboid family intramembrane serine protease: MIPLADDIPSRRLPVITYLIIAINILVFFFELSLGRYLDRFIAIFGLTPWYIVNWSSYPFVFITVFTSMFLHAGWIHLFGNMLYLWVFGDNVEDAMGHLRFLFFYLLSGCAAAFAQVLVNPLSKVPMIGASGAVAGVLGAYFLFYPRARVIMAVPFFFYLQMISVPALLVLGSWFLVQLLNGFATITASTAVTGGVAWWAHIGGFVAGLVLGPIFRRRRSEYHYDYEIWN, translated from the coding sequence ATGATCCCTCTCGCCGATGATATACCTTCCCGCCGCCTTCCGGTAATAACTTATCTCATAATCGCCATTAACATACTGGTCTTTTTCTTTGAGCTTAGCCTCGGCCGCTACCTGGACCGTTTCATCGCTATTTTCGGCCTTACCCCCTGGTATATAGTTAACTGGAGTAGTTACCCCTTTGTTTTCATAACAGTTTTCACTTCCATGTTTCTCCATGCCGGCTGGATTCACCTCTTTGGCAATATGCTTTACCTCTGGGTTTTCGGGGATAACGTTGAAGATGCGATGGGGCACCTCCGTTTTCTATTTTTCTACCTCCTTAGCGGCTGTGCTGCTGCTTTTGCTCAGGTTCTGGTAAACCCCTTATCCAAAGTGCCGATGATTGGAGCTAGCGGAGCGGTGGCCGGAGTGCTGGGCGCATATTTCCTTTTCTACCCAAGGGCCCGGGTAATAATGGCCGTCCCCTTTTTCTTCTACCTCCAAATGATTTCCGTCCCCGCCCTTCTGGTCCTTGGCAGCTGGTTTCTGGTCCAGCTCCTCAACGGCTTCGCCACCATAACAGCCTCTACAGCCGTAACCGGGGGCGTAGCCTGGTGGGCCCACATCGGAGGATTCGTTGCGGGCCTGGTCTTAGGTCCCATCTTCCGCAGAAGGCGTTCCGAATATCATTATGACTATGAAATCTGGAACTGA
- a CDS encoding enoyl-CoA hydratase-related protein, translating into MSVLEFLWIFLILISLSPMVKQRLLEIERHRLIRQLEKKRGSRLITLIHRQETISFLGIPLSRFIDIEDSEEILRAIRLTPSDMPIDIILHTPGGLVLAAEQIAFALVRHKAPVTVFVPHYALSGGTLIALAADKIIMDDNAVLGPVDPQLGQYPAASVLKVLERKNINEIDDTTLILADVAEKARRQVFRTVKAILMANGFDEGKAESLAEALSCGQWTHDYPITFEEARELGLPVSNEMPEEVYALMSLYRQPAQRRPSVQYIPVPYHREVEPKGGRR; encoded by the coding sequence ATGAGTGTTTTAGAATTTCTGTGGATTTTCTTAATCCTTATAAGCCTTAGCCCTATGGTAAAGCAACGCCTCCTGGAAATTGAACGCCATCGCCTTATCAGGCAGCTGGAAAAAAAGCGTGGCTCCAGGCTCATAACTCTTATCCACCGCCAGGAAACTATTTCCTTTTTGGGGATACCCTTGAGCCGGTTCATTGACATAGAAGACTCGGAGGAAATCCTAAGGGCTATAAGGTTAACACCCTCCGATATGCCCATTGATATAATCCTTCATACTCCAGGGGGACTTGTTCTGGCTGCGGAACAGATCGCCTTCGCTTTAGTACGCCACAAAGCCCCTGTTACTGTTTTCGTCCCCCACTATGCCCTGTCTGGCGGAACCCTTATCGCCCTGGCTGCCGATAAAATAATTATGGACGATAATGCTGTGCTGGGGCCTGTAGATCCCCAACTTGGCCAATATCCTGCTGCCTCGGTCCTCAAAGTGCTGGAGAGAAAGAACATAAACGAGATTGATGATACCACTCTGATATTGGCCGACGTAGCTGAGAAAGCGAGACGTCAGGTCTTTAGAACCGTTAAAGCGATTTTGATGGCCAACGGGTTTGATGAGGGTAAGGCTGAAAGTCTGGCGGAGGCTCTAAGTTGTGGTCAATGGACCCATGATTATCCAATAACTTTTGAGGAAGCTCGCGAGTTGGGCCTTCCTGTAAGCAATGAAATGCCAGAGGAAGTTTATGCCCTTATGAGTCTCTACCGTCAACCGGCCCAGCGTCGTCCCTCCGTTCAATACATACCAGTCCCCTATCACAGGGAAGTGGAACCGAAAGGAGGCCGCCGATGA